The genomic window CCGCAAGAACCGGAAACTCAAGGACGCTCTTCTCCGCCACAAGGCTTTTTCGAAGGACGGCCTTTCCGAGCGCCTCTTCGGCCTGCTCTTCTCCGGCCTCGTCTATCCGCAGATCTGGGAAGATCCGGATCTCGACATGCAGGCGATGGAGTTGAAGCCGAACCATCGCATCGTCACCATCGGCTCCGGCGGCTGCAACATGCTCGCCTATCTCTCCAAGGCGCCGGCCTCGATCGACGTCGTCGATCTCAACCCGCACCATATCGCGCTGAACCGCCTGAAGCTTGCCGCCTTCAAGCATCTGCCGGATCATGCCGATCTCGTCCGCTTCCTCGCGATGCCGAACGAGAAGTCGAACAGCCGCGCCTTCGACCAGCACCTCGCCGCGAGGCTCGATGAGACGACCCGCAGCTACTGGAACGGCCGCAAGTTCGGCCGCCGTCGCGTCACCGTCTTCGACCGCAACATCTATGAAACCGGCCTGCTCGGCCGCTTCATCGGCGCAGCCCATCTTCTTGCCCGCCTGCATGGCGTCAAGCTGCGCGAAATGACCAAGACCCGTTCGATCCGCGAACAGCGCCAGTTCTTTGACGAGCAGATCGCGCCCTTGTTCGAAAAGCCGGTCGTGCGCTGGATCACCGGCCGCAAGAGCTCGCTCTTCGGCCTCGGCATTCCGCCGCAGCAATATGACGAGCTCGCAAGCCTTGCCGACGATCATTCGATCGCGCCGGTGCTGAAGCATCGCCTGGAAAAGCTCGCCTGTCATTTCCCGATGAGCGACAACTACTTCGCCTGGCAGGCCTTCGGCCGGCGCTACGGCACCGAAGAGAAAGGCCCGCTGCCGACCTATCTGAAGCCGGAGCACTACGAGGTAATCCGCGCCAATGTCGACCGCGTCAATGTCCACCACGCAAGCTTCACCGAGCTTCTGGCCCGCGAGCCGGCCGCTTCGCGCGACCGTTACATCCTGCTCGACGCGCAGGACTGGATGACGGACGCGCAGTTGAACGACGTCTGGCGGGAAATCACCCGCACGGCGCGCGACGGCGCCCGGGTGATCTTCCGCACCGCCGCCGAAAAGAGCATCATCGAAGGCCGCCTGTCGCCTTCGATCCGCGACCAGTGGGATTACTTCGAAGAGAAGTCGCGTGAACTGACCGCGCTCGATCGCTCGGCGATCTACGGCGGCTTCCACATCTACGGGAAGAAGGCGTGAGCAAGGTCGGCACCGAGACGGCGGGAAAGAGCACGGAACATGCCAGCCTCATGGATGGCATGTACCGCTACCAGCGCCATATCTACGACCTCACCCGCAAATATTACCTTCTCGGCCGCGACAGCACGATCCGCAATCTCGACGTGCCCGAGGGCGGCACCCTGCTCGAAGTCGGCTGTGGCACTGGCCGCAACATGGCCTTCGCCCACAAGCATTTCCCGACCGCCAAGCTCTTCGGCCTCGATATTTCCCAGGAAATGCTGATCTCGGCGCGCAAGACCTTCGCCACCAAGGCGACGATCCCGGAATTTCGCGTTGCCGACGCCACGGCGTACACCCCGCGTGAATTCGGCGTCAGCGGCTTCGACCGCATCCTGATTTCCTATGCCCTGTCGATGATCCCGGACTGGGAGCGCGCCGTCGATGCGTCGATCGCCGCGCTCAATCCCGGCGGCCAGTTGCACATCGTCGATTTCGGCCAGCAGGAAGGCCTGCCGCGCTGGTTCCGCCGCATGCTGCAGTCCTGGCTTACGAAATTCCACGTCACCCCGCGCGCCGACCTGCGCGAGGTCCTGGAAGCCCAAGCCCATGAAAACAACGCGAGATTGTTGTTTGAAACCGTCGGCGGCGGCTACGCCTGGCGGGCGGCTATTATCAGCAAGCGCTCATAATTCGCTTGAAACTAACCGAATTTTTACGTTGATATGGTGAAAAGAGGGTTATTCCTCTGCTGGACTCGTTTTTCTCGAAGGTCAGGCTGTGGGGCAAAGAGATCATTCGGTTCACGACGGGATAGCCATGCGCCGGCTTTTGTTTTGCGTTCTGCCTTTGGCCATCCTGCTGGCCGGCTGCTCCTCCTCTGGTCATGACTATCTCGAAACCGCGTCGATCAAGCCGAAGATGCGCTTCCAGGACACCGATCCGCAGGATTTCGGCCCCAAGCATCCGCAGCAGAACGCAATCCACGGCATCGACATTTCCAAGTGGCAGGGCGATATCGACTGGAGCACCGTGAGGAGCTCCGGCGTCGCCTTCGCCTTCATCAAGGCGACGGAAGGCAAAGACAGGGTCGATCCCCGCTTCGACGAATACTGGCGCGAGGCGCGTACCGCCGGCATCCCGCACGCCCCCTATCATTTCTACTATTTCTGCTCCTCGGCCGACGAACAGGCCGACTGGTTTATCCGCAACGTGCCGAAGGAGGCCATGCGCCTGCCGCCGGTGCTCGACGTCGAATGGAACGCCGAGTCGAAGACCTGCCGCTACCGGCCCGACCCGGAAACGGTGCGCTCCGAAATGCAGCGTTTCATGGACCGGCTGGAGGCTTATTACGGCAAGCGCCCGATCATCTATACCTCGGTCGATTTCCACCGCGACAATCTCGCCGGTTACTTCCAGGATTATCATTTCTGGGTCCGCTCGGTGGCGAAACATCCTGAGGTGACCTATTCCGACCGCCGCTGGGCCTTCTGGCAATATACCTCGACCGGCGTTATCCCCGGCATCAAGGGACCGACCGACATCAACGTCTTTGCCGGCAGTGCAAAGAACTGGAACAATTGGGTCGCGGCCGTTTCCAAGGATAGAAATTCTTAGTAACGTCTTTCAATGTTTCTTGCTTCTGTCACATTCCTCTGGGAAAGCGACGGACATCCGTTTGATATAAGGACCGCATCCATGCACCGCTCGCTCGCAAGCCGCTCTGCACTCGCCCTCCTGTTTGCCCTCGCCCTCGCAGGCGGCGCAGCCGCCCAGCAGGCGCCGGCCGCAAATCCAGCGGCCCCGGCAGCACCTTGCGGCGGCGATCTGTCCGCTTTCCTCGAAGGCGTCAAGGCCGACGCGGTCGCCGCAGGCGCGAGTGCGGCAGCCGCCGACGAAGCGCTTGCCGGCGCCGAAATCGATCCCAAGGTCATCAGCCGCGATCGCGCCCAGGGCGTCTTCAAGCAGACCTTCCTCGAATTCTCCCAGCGCACCGTCAGCCAGGCCCGCCTCGACATTGGCCGCCAGAAGATGAAGCAATATGCCGACGTCTTTGCCCGCGCCGAGCAGGAATTCGGCGTCCCATCTGGCGTCATCACCGCCTTCTGGGCGATGGAAACGGACTTTGGCGCCGTGCAGGGCGATTTCAACACCCGCAACGCTCTGGTGACGTTGTCGCATGACTGCCGCCGCCCGGAGCTCTTCCGCCCGCAGCTGATTGCCCTCATCGAAATGGTCCAGCACGGCGACCTCGACCCTGCGACCAACACCGGCGCCTGGGCCGGCGAGATCGGCCAGGTGCAGATGCTGCCGCGCGACATCGTCGCCTATGGCATGGACGGCGATGGCGACGGTCATGTTCGTCTGAAGCAGAGCGGCCCGGACGCCATCCTGACGGCGGCGAAATTCATCCAGCATCTCGGCTTCGAGCGCGGCCAGCCCTGGCTGCAGGAAGTCACCGTGCCCGATAACCTGCCCTGGGAGAAATCCGGCCTCGGCGGCACGATGAAGGCCGGCGACTGGTTCGCGCTCGGCGTCAAGCCGCGCGACGGTAACACCGCCTTCGGCGAACTCGAAGGCGATCTCGTGCTGCCGCAGGGCCGCATGGGACCGGCTTTCATCGCCTATCCGAATTTCAAGATCTATCTCGAATGGAACAAGTCGTTCATCTACACGACCTCGGCCGCCTATTTCGCCACCCGCCTGTCCGGCGCTCCGACCTATCTCAAGGGTGCGCCGGAACAGGGGCTTGCCAACGACCAGATGAAGACGCTGCAGAACAAGCTGCAGTCGCTCGGTCATGATGTCGGCGAGATCGACGGCATTCTCGGCTCCGGCACCCGCGTCGCGATCCAGAAGGAACAACAGCGCTTAGGCATGCCGGCCGACGGCTGGGCGACGCCTGCCCTTCTCAACGCTCTCTGATCGCCAACAGCCGGCCGCCATCCGTTTGACAAGAAACGGGTGGCGCCGTTTTCCGCTTACGCTAAAACTTCGTGGTGAAAAGCCGCCGGTTTTCGACCAACGATCCGGCGGCGATGCGATTTGCGGTGGAGGACGCGGCGTGGAAAGCAGAATGAATGCCTGGACCTGGGGCTTGCTGGTCCTGCTCGGCCTGATCTGGGGCGGCTCCTTCTTCTTTGCCCGCATCGCCGTCCAGCACGTGCCGCCGCTGACCCTCGTCTTCCTCAGGCTGCTGCTCGCGGCACTCGCGCTGCATGTCTATATTGCCGGCCGTTTGGACATCTATTCTATTCTCCAGGCCCGCTGGCGGGAGTTCCTGGTCCTTGGCCTGATCAACAATGCGCTCCCGCACGCGTTGATCTTCTTCGGCCAGACCCGCATCGGCGCCGGCCTTGCGGCGATTTTGAACGCGACGACGCCGATCTGGACGGTGCTCATCGCCAATTACTTCACATCGGACGAGAAGCTGTCCTCGGCAAAAATCGCCGGGTGCCTCGTCGGCCTCGCCGGCACGGTCGTCCTGATCGGTCCCGGCATCTCGACAGACAGCGAAGCGCCGATCTGGCCGTTGCTCCTTCCCGTGCTTGCCGCCGTCTCTTATGGTTTTGCCGCCACCTACGGCAAACGCTTCAGGGATGTTCCCGCTCCCGTCACATCGGCGGGCCAACTGACCGCCTCCTCGCTGATCGCACTGCCGCTATCGCTGGTAGCCGATCGCCCCTGGACGCTTGCCGTACCGCCTGTCGACGCGATCCTCGCCGTTCTGGCGCTGGCGCTGCTGTCGACCGCCTTCGCCTATATCCTCTACTTCAGGATCATGGCCGCTGCAGGCGCCACCAATGCCTCTCTGGTCACCCTTCTGGTGCCACCGAGCGCCATCCTTCTCGGCGTACTCTTCCTCGGCGAAACGCTCAGTCTTGCCGAATTCGCCGGCATGGCCCTCATCGGTTTCGGACTCGTCATCCTCGACGGCCGCGCCTATCGCCGGCTGGCGAGAATAGCCTGAAAACCGGTTGCAGTTTCCTTATGTTTTCAACCGCTTGCGACACCGCCATGTTTTGGGCGCATAGGTAAACTGGTGATCGCCCGATTTAACGGCATGTTAAATTCTGTGAACAAAAATTAATCCAAAATTATTACGTTGCTTCAATGGCTTATCAAATCTGATGTTGATTTATCCACTGACGGGTTCGGCAGTGCAGCATAAAATCCGCTTTCCAACCGACATATTTCAGACATAATATCGGCCGGTTAACGCGAGGAGACAGACATGGGACTCACGCAATCCTTGAATGTTCTGTTGGTCAGTGCAGCGTTTGCTTTCGTCCTGTCCATGCTCTTTATCTGAGCCGGGCCATGAAGGCATAACGACTGATAGTGCCTAAACTCCCCAAGAGCTGATCAATCCGCCAACGAAAAAGCGCATGTCCCGCCCGACATGCGCTTTTCACTTTTGAGTCCGGCAAAGATCAGGCGGCAGCGCCCGCGCTCTTTGGCGCCCGGCGAATAAAGCCGAGATTGTCGAGAACGGCGGAAACCAGCGGGGCGCGGTTCATCGTATAGAGATGGAACTCATCGAGGCCGCGCCGCACGAGATCCTCGATCTGCTCGGCGGCAACGTCGGCCGCGACCTTCGCCCGCTCCTCGGGCTTGTCGTCGAAGCCCGCGAAGCGCTCGTCGAGGAAGGCGGGGATGACCGCGCCGCAGGCGCCGGCGAAACGCTTCAGTTGCGTCAGGTTCTGGATCGGCATGATGCCGGGCACGATCGGGATCGAGACCCCGGCGGCGCGCACACGCTCCAGATAACGCTCGAAATTGTCGTTGTCGAAGAAGAACTGGGTCAGTGCCCGGTCGGCTCCGTTATCAGCCTTACGCTTCAGCATGTCGATATCGGCGGCCGTATCGCGGCTTTCCGGGTGCTTTTCCGGATAGGCAGAGACCGAAATCTCGAAATCGCCGACCGACTTGAGGCCGGCCACCAGCTCCGCCGCATTGGCGTAACCGCCGGGATGCGGCTGATAAGGTGCGCCGGCGCCACCGGGCGCGTCACCACGCAACGCCACGAAATGCTTTACGCCGACCTTGCGGAAGGTCTCGATCATATGATGCGTTTCTTCCTTCGTCGCACCGACGCAGGTCAGGTGCGAAGCCGTGGCAAGCGGCGTCTGCGAGAGGAAGCGGGTGACGGCGGAGAGCGTGGGCGCCTTGGTGGTGCCGCCGGCGCCATAGGTCACCGACACAAAATCCGGATCCCAGTCCTGCAGCTTGCTGACGGTGTCCCAAAGCTGCCCTTCCATCTCCTCCGATTTCGGCGGAAAGAATTCGAAGGAAATCCCGATGTTGCGCCCGCGTCCATCGTTTTTCAAAGCCATGTCATACTCTCCCGGCAAATGTAGGTTCGGCGCCTTCGCTTAGTTGCGAAGCCATGAGGCGCCTCGGATCGCGCGCGAGCCAGACGGTGACCGTCAGTCCCTGCCCGCCCTGCTGACCCGGATGAAGATCGACGACCTGCTCGACGTCGAGCCCGGCTTTGCGCAGCCAGTCGGACATCGCCTGGTGCGAAAAGCCGAGACGGACATGGGCATGCTCGTCGCGGAGATATTCGAGCGCGTGCGGCGCAAGGTCGATGACCACGAGCCGGCCGCCCGGCCGAAGCATGCGCGCCGCTTCGGAGATCGCAATCTCCGGCTGGTCGAAGAAATGCAGCACCTGATGGATCGTCACCAGATCGAAATCCTGCCCCTCGAACGGTAGGTTCAGGATATCGGCGTGACGGACCGTCGCCTTGGTGATGCGGGACTTGTCGAGATTGGCCCGCGCCACGCTCAGCATGTCGCGGCTGGCATCGACGCCGATGGCGCGGCGGTAGAGCCCGGACAGAAGCTCGAGGATACGGCCGGTACCAGTGCCGAGATCGAGCAATGAATCGATCGGCTGGTTGCCGAGCAGCCGGATCACGGCGGCGTCGACCTCCTCGTCGGCCGCATGCAGGCGGCGAAGCTCGTCCCATTCGGCAGCATTGCGGCTGAAATAGGCCTGGGCCCGCTCCGCCCGCTGGCGTTTGACCTGCGACAGCCGCTCGCCGTCGCGAAGAATGGTCGGATCGTTCTCGGAGACGTGTTTTAGCAGAGCCCGCACGAGCAGCGCCGCCTTGCCGTCCTGCTTGAGCCGGAAATAGGCCCAGGCGCCTTCCTGGTAGCGTTCGATCAGTTCGGCCTCGCCGAGCAGCTTCAGGTGGCGGGAGATGCGGGGCTGTGACTGGCCGAGGATTTCGGTAAGATCGGTGACAGTCAGGTCGCCGCCGTCGAGAAGCGCCAGAAGGCGCAGACGCGTCGGCTCGCCGGCCGCCTTTAAGACGTCCACCAGCCCATCCAGTCCTAGCTTCAAGGGTTCGCTCATCTCTATCCCAATCAAGATATAAAGATATCTTTATGTGATTTGAAAGATGGTGGCAAGCGGCAATTTGCGCTCTGCGCGAAATCCCCTGCTCAGATTGCGACAGGCGCGCTGGGCAAAGAAAACGCACTCGATCGTCAATGTTCCGGACAAAATATGGAACACCGATCTCGCAGGATTTGATTTTTGGGAGTGAAATTTCCCTGATCGTTTGGGTCGCCGCTCTGCCGCCAAGCTTACGATTTTTGCGGCGGGGCTTCCTCAGGCAGCTCACTGGCGAGACGGCCGAACATGCGGAAATCATGGAAAGCGTTCTTGAACCAGGCCTTCTGACGAAGTGTGCCCTCATATCGGAACCCGGCCTTTTCCAGAACCCGGTCCGACGCCCGGTTCCCCGGCAGAGTCCAGGCTTCGATTCGGTTCAGGGAAAAGTCATCAAATCCACATCGAGCGACTGCTTTCACCGCCTCGCTCATCAGCCCCTTCCCCCAGAACGACGGGTGCAATTCATAGCCGATCTCGGCCCACTTTGCGTACTTGTCGATGCTGTTGAACCGTATGGCCCCTAAGAACCGACCAGAGGCACGCTCTTCTATTATCCACGCGCACGCCTTTCCTTTGGCGAACGCGCTACACATCCATTTCATCACGCGCTCGATCTGCGCTTTTTTCGGCGCATCCGGCCAGTTCGAGAAACGTGTGACTTCCGGAATTGAGATCAGCTCATGGAGCTCGCCGCAGTCACCGAAAACCGGCTCGCGCAGGCGTAGGCGATCGGTCAGCAGCGCAGGAAATTCGCTTTTACGGGCAGCCATAGCAAGATCGTCAGGCTTGTTGAAAAGTGAGAGACGGCCTCGTGCCCAACGCAATGGCAACCAGGCATTCCATGCCTTGTAATTGCCGAAATATACAACTGGCGCAACGCTTGATTTGGGCGTCGCCGCAAATCAAGCGTTGCGGCGACGTATTCAGCAAAAAACCCGTGAAATTTCCAGCGAGCAAGCTCGCCCACAGGGGTCCGGCTTCGATCAGCGCGTCAGGCGCTTGTGGGCCTGGCTGCCCGGGTTCAGGGCATCGGGGCCGAGGCGGCGGATCTTGTCCTGCTCGTAATCCTCGAAGTTGCCTTCGAACCATTCGACATGGCCCTCGCCTTCGAAGGCGAGGATGTGCGTCGCCAGGCGGTCGAGGAACATGCGATCGTGGCTGATGATGATGGCGCAGCCGGCAAACGCTTCCAGCGCGCTTTCCAGCGCACCGAGAGTTTCCGTATCGAGGTCGTTGGTCGGTTCGTCGAGCAGCAGAACGTTGCCGCCTGCCTTCAGCATCTTGGCAAGGTGAACGCGGTTGCGCTGACCACCGGAGAGATTGCCGACCTTCTGCTGCTGGTCGCCGCCCTTGAAGTTGAAGGCGCCGCAATAGGCTCTGGAGTTCATATCGAACTTGCCGAGCTTGATGATTTCCGCGCCGCCGGAGATTTCCTCCCAGACCGTCTTGTCGGCGGCCAGCGCGTCGCGGCTCTGGTCGACATAACCGAGATGCACGGTCTCGCCGATGCGGATCGAACCGCTATCCGGCTTTTCCTGGCCGGTGATCATCTTGAACAAGGTCGTCTTGCCGGCGCCGTTCGGGCCGATGATACCGACGATGCCGCCCGGCGGCAGCTTGATCGACAGGTCGTTGATCAGCGTGCGGCCCTCGAAGCCCTTCGTGATGCCTTGCATCTCGATGACCACCTGGCCGAGCCGTTCGCTGACCGGGATGATGATCTGCGCGTCGCCGGGACGCTGCTTCTCGGCGGCTTCCACGAGTTGCTCGTAGGACTTGATACGCGCCTTGGACTTGGCCTGCCGGGCCTTCGGGCTGGAAGCGATCCATTCCTGTTCGCGGCTGATCGCCTTTTGACGGCCTGCCTCTTCCCGGTTTTCCTGCTGCATGCGCTTGGCCTTGGCGAGCAGGTAGGCCGAGTAGTTGCCCTCGTAGGGAATACCGCGGCCGCGGTCGAGTTCGAGGATCCAGCCGGTGACATTGTCCAGGAAGTAGCGGTCGTGGGTGATCATCATCACGGCGCCCGGATAGTCCCGCAGATGCTTTTCGAGCCAGGCGATGGTTTCGGCGTCCAGGTGGTTGGTCGGTTCGTCGAGCAGCAGCAGGTCCGGCTGCGAAAGCAGCAGGCGGCAAAGCGCGATACGGCGGCGCTCACCACCGGAAAGGCTGGTGACCTCGGCGTCACGCGGCGGGCAGCGCAGCGCTTCCATCGCCATTTCGACTTGGCTTTCCAGATCCCAGAGGTTCTGGCTGTCGATGATGTCCTGGAGCTTGGCTCCCTCTTCCGCCGTCTCGTCGGAATAGTTCATCATCAGTTCATTGTAACGCTCTAGCACGGCCGTCTTCGAGGCTACGCCCTCCATGACGTTCTCGAACACCGTCTTGCTGGCATCGAGTTTCGGCTCCTGCTCGAGATAGCCGACCGTCGCACCTTCGGCGAGCCAGGCTTCGCCGGTATACTCCTTGTCCTGGCCGGCAATGATGCGCAGCACAGTGGATTTACCGGCGCCGTTCGGCCCGAGGATGCCGATCTTGGCATCCGGGTAGAAAGAAAGGTGGATATTCTCCAGGATCTTCTTGTTGCCATAGGCCTTGTTGAGGCCGGACATGTGATAGATGAACTGACGTGCCATACTGCGCTGCTCCGGGCGGGAAACTTCGATCGTGCCGCTATGTAGGCGAAACAGCGCCTGCGGGCAACGCCGAAACCCGGTTTAGGCAGGATTTCCGGTCAGAAGCCCGCCGCGTCGACGACACCTTCGTCGCAGCCGAACGAGGTTTTGCCGGCCCCCTGGATCAGATCGGCAAGCGCCGCACTCTTTGCCGAGGCCGTTCCCGCACTCTCTGAAAGCCCGATCGTCAACTCGCTGATCACCCTGACCTTGCCGGCCCGCCGGCAGCTCATCTTGACGCGGTCGGCCGCACCGGGACCGAAGCTCTTGTCGAAAGCCGCCTTGATCTCATCGGCCTTGAGCGTCTTGCCGATATTGGCGGCGAAGAGATCGCGCACGGCCGACGCGTTGAGCGCGCCGACGAGATGCATACCGACGCCGAAATAGTCTTCGGCGCTCATTCCAATGCAGGTGCCGTGCTTCACCCATTCATGCCGTTCCAGGCCGGATTGCGTGCCGGGCATTGCCTTTGCGAGCGCCGACTTCGCCTCCGCCGAAAGCGTAACCTCCGGCAATTCATTCCATTTGCCGTCCTTGTCGGCGGCCTTCTGCTCGGCGCTCACACCGCAATAATCCTGCTTCATCGGCCAGAGCCCGTGCAGCGAGAAATTCGTCGCGTCCGAACGCTCACCGGTCTGGCTCGCGCATTCGGCCTTCTTCTGGTTCGTCTGGCAAAAGGCGGGCTGCCAGCTCGCCGCAAGAATGAAGCGGGTACGCCCGCCACCCTCCTGCGCCGTGGCGGCGCCGGCAAGAACCATCGACAAGGCGAACGCCAAGGTACGCAACTC from Rhizobium sp. Pop5 includes these protein-coding regions:
- a CDS encoding lytic murein transglycosylase, producing MHRSLASRSALALLFALALAGGAAAQQAPAANPAAPAAPCGGDLSAFLEGVKADAVAAGASAAAADEALAGAEIDPKVISRDRAQGVFKQTFLEFSQRTVSQARLDIGRQKMKQYADVFARAEQEFGVPSGVITAFWAMETDFGAVQGDFNTRNALVTLSHDCRRPELFRPQLIALIEMVQHGDLDPATNTGAWAGEIGQVQMLPRDIVAYGMDGDGDGHVRLKQSGPDAILTAAKFIQHLGFERGQPWLQEVTVPDNLPWEKSGLGGTMKAGDWFALGVKPRDGNTAFGELEGDLVLPQGRMGPAFIAYPNFKIYLEWNKSFIYTTSAAYFATRLSGAPTYLKGAPEQGLANDQMKTLQNKLQSLGHDVGEIDGILGSGTRVAIQKEQQRLGMPADGWATPALLNAL
- a CDS encoding ribonuclease — its product is MSSIELRTLAFALSMVLAGAATAQEGGGRTRFILAASWQPAFCQTNQKKAECASQTGERSDATNFSLHGLWPMKQDYCGVSAEQKAADKDGKWNELPEVTLSAEAKSALAKAMPGTQSGLERHEWVKHGTCIGMSAEDYFGVGMHLVGALNASAVRDLFAANIGKTLKADEIKAAFDKSFGPGAADRVKMSCRRAGKVRVISELTIGLSESAGTASAKSAALADLIQGAGKTSFGCDEGVVDAAGF
- a CDS encoding DMT family transporter, encoding MESRMNAWTWGLLVLLGLIWGGSFFFARIAVQHVPPLTLVFLRLLLAALALHVYIAGRLDIYSILQARWREFLVLGLINNALPHALIFFGQTRIGAGLAAILNATTPIWTVLIANYFTSDEKLSSAKIAGCLVGLAGTVVLIGPGISTDSEAPIWPLLLPVLAAVSYGFAATYGKRFRDVPAPVTSAGQLTASSLIALPLSLVADRPWTLAVPPVDAILAVLALALLSTAFAYILYFRIMAAAGATNASLVTLLVPPSAILLGVLFLGETLSLAEFAGMALIGFGLVILDGRAYRRLARIA
- a CDS encoding metalloregulator ArsR/SmtB family transcription factor, yielding MSEPLKLGLDGLVDVLKAAGEPTRLRLLALLDGGDLTVTDLTEILGQSQPRISRHLKLLGEAELIERYQEGAWAYFRLKQDGKAALLVRALLKHVSENDPTILRDGERLSQVKRQRAERAQAYFSRNAAEWDELRRLHAADEEVDAAVIRLLGNQPIDSLLDLGTGTGRILELLSGLYRRAIGVDASRDMLSVARANLDKSRITKATVRHADILNLPFEGQDFDLVTIHQVLHFFDQPEIAISEAARMLRPGGRLVVIDLAPHALEYLRDEHAHVRLGFSHQAMSDWLRKAGLDVEQVVDLHPGQQGGQGLTVTVWLARDPRRLMASQLSEGAEPTFAGRV
- the ettA gene encoding energy-dependent translational throttle protein EttA — translated: MARQFIYHMSGLNKAYGNKKILENIHLSFYPDAKIGILGPNGAGKSTVLRIIAGQDKEYTGEAWLAEGATVGYLEQEPKLDASKTVFENVMEGVASKTAVLERYNELMMNYSDETAEEGAKLQDIIDSQNLWDLESQVEMAMEALRCPPRDAEVTSLSGGERRRIALCRLLLSQPDLLLLDEPTNHLDAETIAWLEKHLRDYPGAVMMITHDRYFLDNVTGWILELDRGRGIPYEGNYSAYLLAKAKRMQQENREEAGRQKAISREQEWIASSPKARQAKSKARIKSYEQLVEAAEKQRPGDAQIIIPVSERLGQVVIEMQGITKGFEGRTLINDLSIKLPPGGIVGIIGPNGAGKTTLFKMITGQEKPDSGSIRIGETVHLGYVDQSRDALAADKTVWEEISGGAEIIKLGKFDMNSRAYCGAFNFKGGDQQQKVGNLSGGQRNRVHLAKMLKAGGNVLLLDEPTNDLDTETLGALESALEAFAGCAIIISHDRMFLDRLATHILAFEGEGHVEWFEGNFEDYEQDKIRRLGPDALNPGSQAHKRLTR
- a CDS encoding GH25 family lysozyme, whose product is MRRLLFCVLPLAILLAGCSSSGHDYLETASIKPKMRFQDTDPQDFGPKHPQQNAIHGIDISKWQGDIDWSTVRSSGVAFAFIKATEGKDRVDPRFDEYWREARTAGIPHAPYHFYYFCSSADEQADWFIRNVPKEAMRLPPVLDVEWNAESKTCRYRPDPETVRSEMQRFMDRLEAYYGKRPIIYTSVDFHRDNLAGYFQDYHFWVRSVAKHPEVTYSDRRWAFWQYTSTGVIPGIKGPTDINVFAGSAKNWNNWVAAVSKDRNS
- a CDS encoding GNAT family N-acetyltransferase yields the protein MAARKSEFPALLTDRLRLREPVFGDCGELHELISIPEVTRFSNWPDAPKKAQIERVMKWMCSAFAKGKACAWIIEERASGRFLGAIRFNSIDKYAKWAEIGYELHPSFWGKGLMSEAVKAVARCGFDDFSLNRIEAWTLPGNRASDRVLEKAGFRYEGTLRQKAWFKNAFHDFRMFGRLASELPEEAPPQKS
- a CDS encoding DUF3419 family protein, whose protein sequence is MSEFAPDAGFRKNRKLKDALLRHKAFSKDGLSERLFGLLFSGLVYPQIWEDPDLDMQAMELKPNHRIVTIGSGGCNMLAYLSKAPASIDVVDLNPHHIALNRLKLAAFKHLPDHADLVRFLAMPNEKSNSRAFDQHLAARLDETTRSYWNGRKFGRRRVTVFDRNIYETGLLGRFIGAAHLLARLHGVKLREMTKTRSIREQRQFFDEQIAPLFEKPVVRWITGRKSSLFGLGIPPQQYDELASLADDHSIAPVLKHRLEKLACHFPMSDNYFAWQAFGRRYGTEEKGPLPTYLKPEHYEVIRANVDRVNVHHASFTELLAREPAASRDRYILLDAQDWMTDAQLNDVWREITRTARDGARVIFRTAAEKSIIEGRLSPSIRDQWDYFEEKSRELTALDRSAIYGGFHIYGKKA
- a CDS encoding class I SAM-dependent methyltransferase, with translation MSKVGTETAGKSTEHASLMDGMYRYQRHIYDLTRKYYLLGRDSTIRNLDVPEGGTLLEVGCGTGRNMAFAHKHFPTAKLFGLDISQEMLISARKTFATKATIPEFRVADATAYTPREFGVSGFDRILISYALSMIPDWERAVDASIAALNPGGQLHIVDFGQQEGLPRWFRRMLQSWLTKFHVTPRADLREVLEAQAHENNARLLFETVGGGYAWRAAIISKRS
- the metF gene encoding methylenetetrahydrofolate reductase [NAD(P)H]: MALKNDGRGRNIGISFEFFPPKSEEMEGQLWDTVSKLQDWDPDFVSVTYGAGGTTKAPTLSAVTRFLSQTPLATASHLTCVGATKEETHHMIETFRKVGVKHFVALRGDAPGGAGAPYQPHPGGYANAAELVAGLKSVGDFEISVSAYPEKHPESRDTAADIDMLKRKADNGADRALTQFFFDNDNFERYLERVRAAGVSIPIVPGIMPIQNLTQLKRFAGACGAVIPAFLDERFAGFDDKPEERAKVAADVAAEQIEDLVRRGLDEFHLYTMNRAPLVSAVLDNLGFIRRAPKSAGAAA